The following DNA comes from Variovorax sp. J2L1-78.
AGCCCGAGACCACCGCCAGCGTCGGCCGCGGCGTGACGGTCGCGAGGCTAAGGCGGTCGAAGGCGTCGGCCTGCACGAACTTGGCGACGTCCTGCAGTTCCTTCTCGGCGATGAGTCGGGTGCCGTCGCGCACGTTGATGTCGCTGTAATCGCGCAGCAGGATCGAGCTGGCCTTCACCGGGCTCGCCTGCACCGCATCGAGCACGTAGCGGCCATGGCCGGCGGCGATGTCCATCACGCGCACCTCGCGGTGCTGTTCGGCCAGCCGTTCCATCGCCTCGCGGATGAGTTCCTCGACATGGATCTTGCGCTGGCGGATGCCGCGCCAGCCGATGGAGTTCAGGTAGGTCTTGTCGATCGAGCGGCCCAGCGCGCCCTTGCCGTCCGGCGCGTTGCGGTAGACGTAGTCGAGCGTGCTGCCCGAATCGAAGCCGGTGTCGTGCCCCAGCTTCACGCCGCGCGAGAGCAGGCCGCCGAAGCGCAGACTGGCGCGCGTGATGGCCCAGTAGGCGCCGCGTGGCGACCAGGGCGAGAGCGGCGCGGCGAGCGCGCGCGATTCGTCGGCCGTCGCGCCTTGCAGGTGCGCCTCGCGCAGGTCGACCGGCGGCGTCGGCGCGTCGAAGCGTTGCAGGATGAACTCGCGGATCGACGCCACCACGGGCACGCGGTCGCGCTCGCCCAGCGTGTCGTGGAAGAAGCCGGGCAGCACCGTCTTGGTCTTGATCGCGCTGCCGAGCTTGTCGAAGAAGGCGTGCTGCGGCTTGTGGTGCACCACCCAGTCGGCGCCCGAGATCAGCAGCTGCACCGGCAGCGTGATCGCGTTGGCGTCGGCCACCACCCGGTCGGCCGCCGTGTACAGGTCGAGCAGGATGTTGACCGCGATCGGCCGCGAGATGAGCGGATCGCGCTCGTAGCTGGCGATGCGTTCCGGGTCGTGCGTGAGGAACTTCGGCTTGACGTAGCTGTTGACGAAGAACAGCCCGCGCAGCTTGTGCATCAGCCCCAGGCCGGCACGCGCGAAGGGCACGTAGAGCTTGACCTTGAAGGCGGGCGATGCGAGCGTCAGGCCGCGCACCTTGGGCGCGTAGTCGTGCGCCCAGGTCGAGATCAGCACCGCACCGACGCTCTGTGCGATGACGTACTGGTCCCGCTCCCGCACGCCGTGCGCGCTGCCGATGTGGTCGACGAAGGTCTGCACGTCGCGCACCGAGGTCGCGAAGCTGGGGCTGTGGCCGCGCGGGCCGGGCGACTGGCCGTGGCCGCGGGCGTCCCAGGCGAAGAAGTCGAAGTCGGGCAGGTCGAGTTCGTCGACCAGGTGCGCCATGCGCGCGCCGTGCTCGTGGCCGCGGTGGAACAGCAGGATGGCGCCGCGCCGTGCGGTGCCGGTGGCCGGCCAGTGCCGGTAGAACAGCGAGACGCCGTCGTGCGTGGTGAAGTGGTGCTCGTGCGGAACGCGAGGCTGGGTCATGGGGTTCGATTCAGAGAGTGGGGCGCGTGCCGGCTTCGGCCAGCGCGCGCCGGATGCGGTTGACGATGGTCCAGGCGACGAGCGCGGCGAGCAGCGGCATCAGCCAGCCTGCCCAGCCGGGCAGCGGCCAGCCCAGCGCTACATAGAGCCCGAGGGCCCCGAAGACGAAGGCGCGGTCGCTCTTGCCCATCGGGCCGTCGTAGCGGCGCGATGCGCCGACCGTCGGGCCGAGTGCACCGGTGAATTCGCTGAGGCCGGCCAGCACGATCACGGTGCCGACCCAGAAGGGATGGAAGGGCGCGACGAGCGCGAAGGGCAGGTAGAGCGCCGCGTCGGAGAGCACGTCGGTCAGCTCGTTGAGGAAGGCGCCCAGGGCGCTCTGCTGGCCATGTTCGCGCGCCAGCATGCCGTCGATGGCGTTGAAGGCCATGCGCAGGAACATCCAGAGCGGGATCAGGGCGAAGAAGCCGGCCCGTGGCGCGGCGAAGAAGAGCCACAGCCCGAGCGCCACCGAGATCGCGCAGGCGGCCAGCGTCACCTGGTTGGCGGTCACGCCCGCGGCGTGCAGTCGCACCACGAGCGGCCGCAGCAGCGCCTGGAAGCGAGGCTTCAGTTCATAGATGGACACGTGGACGGCTCCCTCCTTGGGAGGGGCATTCTGCCCGAGGGTGTCGTGGCTGGCCGCCGCAGACCACCCCGCTGCGGCCATCCGGCCGACTAAACTGTTCCTTCAGCCTAGCCTGCCATGACCATCCAGACCGACGACTTCGCCCCCGCCCCGCCACGCGTGGTTTCCGCCGCGCCTGCCTCGCCCAAGGAAGAAGCCATCGAGCGGGCGCTGCGCCCTAAGCTGCTCGACGACTACGTCGGCCAGGTCAAGGTGCGCGAGCAGCTGGAGATCTTCATCGGGGCGGCCCGCAAGCGCGGCGAGGCGCTCGACCACGTGCTGCTGTTCGGCCCGCCCGGCCTGGGCAAGACCACGCTCAGCCACATCATTGCCGCCGAACTCGGCGTGAACCTGCGCCAGACCTCCGGCCCGGTGCTGGAGAAACCCAAGGACCTGGCCGCGCTCCTGACCAACCTCGAGCCGAACGACGTGCTCTTCATCGACGAGATCCACCGGCTGAGCCCGGTCGTCGAGGAAATCCTCTACCCCGCGCTGGAGGACTACCAGATCGACATCATGATCGGCGAAGGCCCCGCGGCCCGCAGCATCAAGCTCGACCTGCAGCCCTTCACCCTGGTGGGCGCCACCACCCGCGCCGGCATGCTGACCAACCCGCTGCGCGACCGCTTCGGTATCGTCTCGCGGCTGGAGTTCTACACAGCCGAGGAACTGGGCCGCATCGTCACCCGCAGCGCCGGCCTGCTCAACGCGCCGATGGACCCGGCCGGCGGCTTCGAGATCGCCCGCCGCTCGCGCGGCACGCCGCGCATCGCCAACCGCCTGCTGCGCCGTGTGCGCGACTACGCCGACGTCAAGGGCGACGGCCGCATCACCGAAGACATCGCGCACAAGGCGCTCGCCATGCTCGACGTCGACCCGCAAGGCTTCGACCTGATGGACCGCAAGCTGCTCGAGGCCGTCATCCATCGCTTCGACGGCGGCCCGGTCGGCCTCGACAACATCGCCGCCAGCATCGGCGAGGAGCGCGACACCATCGAAGACGTGATCGAGCCCTACCTGATCCAGCAGGGTTACCTGCAGCGCACGCCGCGCGGCCGCATCGCCACGCTGGCGGCCTACCGGCACCTCGGCGTGGCACCGCCCACGCGCGACGGTGACATGTTCGGCGCCTGAAAGCACCGCCATGCACACCCATGACCTGCGCCCCTGGCAGCACCACCACCGCTTCGACACCGAAAGCCACGGCGCCGAGCGCAGCACGCGCCTGGTGATGTGGATAACCGCCGCCACGATGGTGCTGGAGATCGGTGCCGGCTGGTGGTTCAACTCGATGGCACTGTTGGCCGACGGCTGGCACATGAGCTCGCATGCCTTCGCCATCGGCCTGAGCGCCTTCGCCTATGCGGCGGTGCGGCGCTACGCGGCCGACCCGCGCTTCGCCTTCGGCACCTGGAAGATCGAGGTGCTGGCCGGCTTCGCCAGCGCGCTCTTCCTGCTGGGCATCGCGGCGCTGATGGTGGTCGGCTCGCTGGAGCGACTGTGGTCGCCCGAGCCGATCCACTACCGCGAGGCGATCGTGGTGGCCGTCATCGGGCTGCTGGTGAACCTCGTCTGCGCCCGGCTGCTGGGCGGTGCGCACCACGGGCACGACCATGGCCATGAACACGCGCATGGGCACAGCCATGACCACGGCCACGCGCACGGCGAAGACCTCAACCTGAAGTCGGCCTACCTTCACGTCATCGCCGACGCCGCCACCTCGGTGCTCGCCATCGCGGCGCTGGTCGGCGGCTGGCTGATGGGCTGGCGCTGGCTCGACCCGCTGATGGGCATCGTCGGCGCCGTGCTGGTGGCGATCTGGGCCAAGGGCCTGCTGCTGCAGACCGGCCGCGTGCTGCTCGACCGCGAGATGGACCACCCGGTGGTCGACGAGATCCGCGAAGGCGTCGAGCACGGCCTGGCGGATTCGCACACCCGCGTGGCCGACCTGCATGTCTGGCGCGTCGGCCGCAACGCCTATTCGTGCGCGCTGACCGTGGTGACCCACTCGCCCACGCTCGACGCCGAGGCGGTGCGCGCGACCTTCTCGATGCACGAGGAGATCGTGCATTCGACCGTCGAGATCCAGCGCTGTGCCGGCGACGAGTCGACACTTGCTTTCGGCGCGCGCGGTGCCATCTCCTGGGCATGAAGGCCGTGGCCAGTGGTGAGCGGGCCTCGCTTCTGGCACTATCCGGCCATTGCCGCCCTCATCGAACGGAACCGTCATGAAAGCGCTTCAAAGCCCCCTCGCGAAGAAAGTCCTGGCCGACAACCAGGCGCGCATGCAGCTGCGGCAGGTCGTGTCGCTGGCGAGCCGGCGGGGCGAGCCCGACGCGAGCGAGCAGACCATCCTGCTGCGCGAGGGCGCCACGGTGCGCCGCCTGACCGCCGTGGTCGTCCCCAAGGCGGCCTGACGCCGCCCGCGGACCGCGATGAACGTCGCGCTGCCGGCGCTGGTCATCTTCCTGCTCGTCCTCCCCGGTTTCGTCTTTCGCAGCCGCTTCAAGCGCGCCGAACGCACCGCGCTCGACTACGCGCCCTTCGGCCGGGTCGTCGCCGAAGCCGTGCTCTGGGCCTGCCTGCTGCACGGGCTGTGGCTCTTCGGCGCGTGGCTCGTCCTGGGTGAAACCCTTCGCTTCGATCTGCTGCTCGGCCTGCTCTCGTCGAGCCCGGCCACGCAGACCGCGGCGGTGGCCAGCGTCGGCGCGCTGGCCGGGCCGGTGGCGCGTTACTTCGGCACGCTGCTGGCCGCGAGCGTCGTGGCGCCCACGTTGCTGCGCTCGCTGATCACCTGGCGCCGGCTCGATCGCCTGGGCCACTGGCTGGCGCCGGTGGCACGCTTCCACGACGCGCCCTGGTACTACCTGCTCACCGGTGCCGACTTCGAGCGCGCCGAGCTGCCCGACCTGATCAAGGTGGCGGCCGTGGTCGATGTCGCCGGCCAGCCCGTGGTCTACCAGGGCTTTCTCGAAGATTTCTATTTCACGCCCGACGGTTCGCTCGACCGGCTGGTGCTGCAGGGCGTCGGCCGCCGCCCGCTCAGCGGCGACAAGGCGCTCGACGCCGCGCCGGGCGACCCGGCCGCCGAAGAGCGCTTCTACCCGGTCGAGGGCGACTACTTCGTGCTGCGCTATGCCGAGGCGATCACGCTGAACATCCAGTACCTGCGGCTGGAAGAAGAGACCGACCCGGCCGCGCCGGCCGCCTGACCGGCGCACCGGCCGGGTGGCGTGCGCGCCACGTCACCGAAGCGTCACGCCTTCGCCACGGTGCCGACACGCGCGTCGATGACGCTACCCTCCCATGCAACGCGACGACGCCTTTCTTCGCGCATGGCGCGACACCACGGCCCTGTCACATGACACGGCTGACGATGACGTGACGCGTCCACCGCTGCGCTACCGCACGCTGTGGATCTCGGACCTGCACCTGGGCACGCCCGGCTGCCAGGCCACCGCGCTGCTCGACTTCCTCAAGCACACCGAGTGCGAGACGCTCTTCCTGGTCGGCGACATCATCGACGGCTGGCAGCTGCGGCGGCAGTGGTACTGGCCGCAGGCGCACAACGACGTGATCCAGAAGCTGCTGCGCAAGGCGCGCAAGGGCACGCGTGTGATCTTCGTGCCGGGCAACCACGACGAGTTCGCCCGCAAGTACGTCAACCACGACTTCGGCGGCATCGAGGTGGTGGAAGACTGGGTGCACGAGACGGCCGACGGTCGCAAGCTCTGGGTGATGCACGGCGACCTGTTCGACGGCGTTATCCAGTGCGCCAAGTGGCTGGCCCATGTGGGCGATTCGCTCTACGAATTCACGCTGCGGCTCAATCGCCACCTCAACTCGCTGCGCGCCCGCATGGGCCTGCCGTACTGGTCGCTGTCGCAGTACCTCAAGCTCAAGGTCAAGCGCGCCGTCAGCTATGTCGGCGACTTCGAGACCGCCGTGGCGCGCGAGGCGCGCAAGCGCGGCGTGCAGGGCGTGGTGTGCGGCCACATCCACCACGCCGAGATGCGCGACATCGACGGCATCCTGTACTGCAACGACGGCGACTGGGTCGAAAGCCTCACGGCGCTGGGCGAGAGCGCCGACGGCACGCTCGAGATCATCCGCTGGGCCGAGCACATGCCCGTGGCCACACGCGTGCGACGCGGCGGCGCCCGCAAGCGTGCGGTGCCCGCATGAGCGATCGGCAACGCACGGTCGACCTCGTCTACTTCGACGCCGGCGGCGGCCACCGCGCATCGGCCATCGCGCTCAAGGCCGCCATCGCGCGCGCCGGCCTGCCGTGGACGGTGCGCCTGGTCAACCTGCGCGAAGTGCTCGACCCCGCGCAGCGCTTTCGCCGCATGACGGGCATGGAGCCCGAGGACTACTACAACAAGCGCATCGCCCGCGGCTGGACGGTCGGCTTGGCGCAGGAACTGAAGCTGCTGCAGGCCATGATCCGCTGGTGGCACGGGCCCACCGTGCGCCTGCTGCAGCAGCACTGGCTGGCGACCGAGCCCGAGCTCGTCGTCTCGATGATTCCGAACTTCAACCGCGGCTTGCGCGAGTCATTGGCCAGCGCGCTGCCCGGCGTGCCCTTCGTCACCGTGCTGACCGACCTGGCCGACCACCCGCCGCGCTTCTGGATCGAGAAGGGCATCGACCAGCATGTCGTCTGCGGCTCGGCCCACGCGGTGCAGCAGGCGCGCGACGCCGGCCTGCCCGCCACGCACATCCACGCCAGCTCCGGCATGCTGCTGCGCGACGACTTCTACGCGCCGCCCCCGGGCGATCGCGCCGCCGAACGCCGCCGCCTGGGCCTCGACCCGCATCGGCCGACCGGCATCGTGCTGTTCGGCGGGCAGGGCTCCAAGGCCATGCTCGGCATCGCCAAACGCCTGCCCGACACGCAACTCATCCTGGCCTGTGGCCACAACACCGCCCTGGCCGACGCGCTGCGCGCCTTGCCCGCACGCGCGCCACGGCTGGTGCTGGGCTTCACGCCCGACGTCGCGCGGACCATGCACCTGGCCGACTTCTTCATCGGCAAGCCCGGCCCCGGCAGCCTGAGCGAAGCGGTGCAGATGCACCTGCCCGTGATCGTGGTGCGCAACCGCTGGACGCTGCCGCAGGAGCGCTACAACGCGCAGTGGGTGCAGGAGAACGGCGTGGGGCGGGTGCTGACTAGCTTCGCGAAGGTCGACCGCGCGGTGGCGGAACTCGTGCGGGACTTGCCGCGCTACCGGGCGGCGACGCAGCGGATGCACAACCGGGCGGTGTTCGAGTTGCCGGGAATTCTGCGACATGTCCTTGAGCAGACCGAGGCTCTCGACGCACAGGGCATGCTCGTCTGCCACCAGTTACTTCCAGATTCGGCTGGTGTTTCTTTGTAAGTACGAAAAAAGACTTCCTAATACGCTTTTGTGTGTCATTTGCCGAGTCTGCATGCCGCATCGGTTTGCATTGATCTGCGCATTGCTTCTCGAAAATTGACGCTGTTTTGGGTGGTTAACATTTATTCATAATTCCGGTTTCCGCGGTGAGGCGGCGGACACCAGAATCACTCCCATTACAAAGATGGATGGGGAGTGGTTTCATGGGTTGGATGACTGCGGCGTGGGTGTGTCGAATTGGCGGAACGCGAGGGTAGTGGGCGATGGCCATTTCTCGACGCGCATTGTTCGGCAAGCTCAACCTGAGCCTTTTTCGGGCGCTTGAATCCGCGACTGCATTTGCCAAGCTGCGAGGCAATCCCTATGTCGAACTGACGCATTGGATCCACCAGCTCTGGCAATTGAACGACAGCGACCTCCATCGGATCGCTCGTCACTACACCATCGATTCGGCGGTCATCGACAGAGATCTGAGTGCGGCGCTGTCGGCCCTGCCTGCCGGCGCCACGTCGCTGAGTGATTTTTCGCACCACGTAGGCGCCACCGTCGAGCGCGCATGGATTCTCGCGAGCCTCGAGTTCGGTGACCGGCGCATTCGCAGCGCCTGGTTGCTGGCGGCGCTCGTCCAGACGCCCGAGTTGCGCAGGCTGTTGCTCGGGATATCTCCCGCATTCCAGAAGATCCCGGTCGATGCATTGAGCGAATCGCTCGCTGCCATCGTGGCCGGCTCTCCCGAAGACCACGAGGGGGCCTATGACGGGTCCGGCCTGACGGCTGCCGTTCCGGGTGAGGCCAGCGGCGCGATGGCCGACGCGACCGAAGACAAGTCGGCGCTTGCAAAATACTGCAGCGACCTGACGGCGCGCGCGCGCGCTGGCGGCATCGATCCGGTGATCGGGCGCGAGCACGAAATCCGGACGATGGTCGACATCCTGTTGCGCCGCCGCCAGAACAACCCGTTGCTGACCGGCGAGGCCGGCGTCGGCAAGACGGCGGTGGTCGAAGGGCTGGCGCTGGCCATCGCGCGTGCCGAGGTGCCGCCGACGCTGCGCGAGGTGCGTCTGCTCAGCCTGGATGTCGGCGCGCTCCTGGCGGGCGCCAGCATGCGGGGCGAATTCGAAGCGCGGCTCAAGCAACTGCTGGAGGAGGCGAGCGCGTCGACCCAGCCCGTCATCCTGTTCGTCGACGAGGTGCACACGCTCATCGGTGCGGGTGGCCAGGCCGGGACCGGAGACGCGGCCAACCTGCTCAAGCCGGCTTTGGCGCGCGGCACCTTGCGTACTGTCGGCGCGACGACCTGGAGCGAATACAAGCGCCACATCGAGAAGGACCCGGCGCTCACGCGCCGCTTCCAGGTCCTGCAGGTGATGGAGCCGGAAGAGGCGTCGGCCATCGACATGGTGCGGGGGCTGGTGCCCACGTTCGCGGAGCACCACGGCGTGATGGTGCTCGACGAGGCGGTTCGCGCCGCCGTCGTGCTGTCGCATCGCTACATTCCGGCGCGCCAGCTGCCGGACAAGGCGATCAGCCTGCTCGACACGGCCTGTGCGCGCGTCGCCATGTCTCTGCACACGCCGCCGGCCTCCGTGCAGCACCTGCGCCAGCGCATTCTCGCGCTCGATGCCGAACTCGCGCTGTTGGCGAACGAATCGGTCATCTCTCAAGGGGCCGAGGCACGGGCGCAACGCGCGGCGCTGGCGAATGCGCAGAAGGCGGAGGTGCAGGCCGAACTGGCCGCGCAGGAAGCGCGCTGGCAACAGGAGCTGTCGCTCGTCCAGCGCATCCATGCGTTGCGTTCGGCACGCGCTGCGCAGGAGACGCCCGCCGACGAGATCGGCGACGACACGATGACGCTCGGCACGCTGGAGACGGCGTTGCAGGGGCAGCAGGGCGATGCGGCCCTGATCCTCGCGCAGGTCGACGAGGCCGTGGTCGCGGCGATCATTGCGGATTGGACGGGCATTCCCGTCGGCCGCATGGTCAAGGACGAGGTGGCTGCCGTGTTCGGGCTGCATGCGACGCTGAACCAGCGCGTCATCGGGCAGTCCGAGGCGCTCACCGCCATCGCAGAGCGCGTCCAGACCGCCCGCGCCCGCCTGACCGATCCCAACAAGCCGGTGGGCGTGTTCCTGCTGGTCGGCCCGTCCGGTGTCGGCAAGACGGAAACGGCGCTGGCGCTGGCCGAGGCCATGTACGGCGGTGAGCAGAACCTCATCACCATCAACATGAGCGAGTTCCAGGAGGCACACACCGTGTCGAGCCTGAAGGGCGCGCCGCCTGGTTACGTGGGCTACGGCGAAGGCGGCGTGCTGACCGAGGCCGTCCGTCGCAAACCGTACAGCGTGATCCTGCTCGACGAGGTGGAGAAGGCCCACCCCGACGTGCATGAGATGTTCTACCAGGTGTTCGACAAGGGCTGGATGGAAGACGGTGAAGGCCGCCACATCGATTTCCGCAACACGACGATTCTGCTGACCAGCAACACCGGCTCCGAACTGATCGCCACCCTGTGCGAAGACCCGGCGCTGGTGCCAGACACCGCCGCCTTGCGCGACGCGCTGCAACCCGAGCTGCGCCAGGTGTTCCCGGCGGCGTTCATTGGCCGGCTTGCGGTGGTGCCCTACCTGCCGCTGGGTGAGGGGGTTTTGAGCAACATCGTGCGCCTGCACCTCGGCCGCGTCGCGGATCGCATGCGAGAGCAGCACGGCATCGAACTGCTGTTCAGTGATGCGTTCACCAGCCATGTCATTGCGCGCAGCGGAACGCATGAGACCGGCGCGCGCCGGCTGATCGGCTTCATCGAGCAGAACCTGCTGCCGGTGCTCTCTCGGCATTGGCTCCAGGCGCTGCAGGACAAGCGGGTCATCGCGCAGATCGCCGTGGATGTCGAGCCGCTTCGCACAGACCACGGATTGCGAGAAGGAGACGCCATCGCCTGCCGCCTCGACTACGCCTGATCCTTCCTCGTGATGCCGCCTGTACGTGCCGTCAGAGCACCCAGTCGATGCATCGCCCCCAATCCGTTTCTATGTTCAACCAGGGAGTGCCAATGATCAACAACAGTCAGAAATTCATTGCTCGCAACAGAGCGCCACGCGTCCAGATCGAATACGACGTGGAAATCTACGGTTCGGAAAAGAAGATCGAACTGCCCTTCGTCATGGGGGTGCTTGCCGATCTGTCGGGCAAGCCCGTGGAGGCGCTGCCGCCCGTGGCCGAACGCAAGTTCCTCGACATCGACATCGACAACTTCGACGAGCGCATGAAGGCGATCCAGCCGCGCGTCGCGTTCGCTGTGCCCAACACGCTGACGGGCGAGGGCCAGCTCATGGTCGACATCACCTTCGAGAGCATCGACGACTTTTCGCCGGCGGCCATCGCACGCAAGGTCGAGCCGCTCAGCCGCCTGCTGGAAGCCCGCACGCAGCTGTCGAACCTGCAGACCTACATGGACGGCAAGGCCGGCGCGGAAAGCCTGGTCAACCAGCTGCTGCAAGACCCGGCGCTCATGAAGTCCCTGGCTGCTGCACCGAAACCGACGGCGGCCGCCGATGCCGGCGCGGCTACCGCCTGACCGGCCGCGTTGCGACCTCGAACACCCAAGGACCTCGAATGAAGACCCATTCCAAGCAAGCCCCCGCGGCATCGACCCAGTTCGCCGACGTCGGTGATTTCTCGTCGCTGCTCGACAAGGAGTTCAAGCCCAAGACCGAAGAAGCACGCGATGCCGTCGAAGCCGCCGTGCGCACGCTCGCCGAGCAGGCGTTGATCAACGCCAGCACCATGACCGACGATGCCTACAGCAGCATCGAAGCGATCATTGCCGAGATCGATCGCAAGCTCTCCGAGCAGATCAACCTCGTGTTGCACCAGGCCGACTTCCAGAAGGTCGAGTCGGCCTGGCGCGGCATGCACCACCTGGTCTACAACACCGAAACCGACGAGAAGCTCAAGATCCGCTTCATGGACATCTCCAAGGACGAGATGCGCCGCACCATGCGCCGCCACAAGGGCATCGCCTGGGACCAGAGCCCGGTCTTCAAGCGCATCTACGAAGAGGAGTACGGCCAGCTCGGCGGCGAGCCCTACGGCTGCCTCGTCGCTGATTACTACTTCGATCACACGCCCGCCGACGTGGAACTGCTGGGCGCCATCGCCAAGATCTCGGCCGCTTCGCATGCGCCGTTCATCGCGGGCTCGGCGCCCTCGCTGCTGGGCATGGAATCGTGGCAGGAACTCGCCAACCCCCGCGATCTGGCCAAGATCACGTCCAACCTCGAGCACGCACCGTGGACGGCGCTGCGCAATACCGAAGATGCGCGCTACGTCGGCCTGGCCATGCCGCGCTTTCTTGCGCGCCTGCCGTACGGCGTCAGGACCAACCCGGTCGACGAGTTCGACTTCGAGGAGCAGACCGAAGGCGCCGACCACAGGAACTACGTCTGGAACAACGCGGCCTATGCCATGGCCGTCAACATCAACCGCAGCTTCAAGCAATACGGCTGGTGCACGATGATCCGCGGCGTGGAATCGGGCGGCACGGTCGAGAACCTGCCGTGCCACACCTTCCCCACGGACGACGGCGGTTTCGACATGAAGTGCCCGACGGAGATCGCCATCTCCGACCGCCGCGAAGCCGAATTGGCGAAGGCTGGCCTGATCCCGCTGGTGCATCGCAAGAACACCGACCACGCCTCCTTCATCGGCGCGCAGTCGCTGCAGAAGCCACAGGAATACGTGGACGCGGATGCCACCGCCAACGCCAACCTGTCGGCACGGCTGCCGTATCTTTTTGCCAGCACACGTTTCGCGCACTACCTCAAGTGCATCGTGCGCGACAAGATCGGCTCGTTCAAGGAGCGGGACGACATGCAGCGCTGGCTCAACGAATGGATCATGCATTACGTCGATGCCGATCCGGTCAACTCATCGCAGGAAACCAAGGCACGCCGCCCGCTGGCGGCGGCCGAGGTCGTGGTCGAGGACATGGAAGGCAACCCGGGCTTCTACAGCGCGAAGTTCTTCCTGCGCCCTCACTTCCAGCTCGAGGGTCTCACGGTGTCCCTGCGCTTGGTGGCCAAGCTGCCGTCGCTCAAGGAAGCCGCCTGACGCAACGCCGGCTTCTGCCGGTGTTTTCGCGGTCGATGCTGTCACGTCGTCCGCAAGGAGGTTGGGTCACTACCCAACCTCCTGATACCGAAGTCTGTTCATTCACATCAAGGGAGTTTTCATGTCTCAAGACATTTTTCTGAAGATCAACGGCATCGAAGGCGAATCGCTGGATTCGTCCCACAAGAACGAAATCGAGGTCCTGAGCTTCAACTGGAAGGTGCTGCAGGAATCGACCATGCACGCGGGCTCCGGCGGCGGCGCAGGCAAGGCCACGGTAGAGGACCTGGAGTTCGACCACTACGTGGACCGTTCGAGTCCCAACCTCATGAAGTACTGCCTCACCGGCAAGCATGTGCAAGAAGCCAAGCTCACGGTGCGCAAGGCCGGCGGCAGCCCGCTCGAGTACCTCAAGTTCACCTTCACCGACGTGATCATCACCAGCGTCCAGCCCTTCGGCTCGAACGTCGACGAGCTGCGCGTCAAGGAACGCGTCCGGCTGTCCTTCTCCAAGATCAAGCAGGAATACGCCGTGCAGAACGCACAGGGCGGCAGCGGCGGCGCGGTGACCGCCGGCTACGACATCAAGGGCAACAAGGAGTCCTGATCGCTTGAGGCTCGACGGGGTCGAGGCGCGTCGTGTGGAGGTCGCACGGCACGCACCTCGGCGCCGCGAGCCTCGTTCCGCATTCCCATTCCCATCGGCGAAGTCCTCACACCATGAGTTGGTACAACAAGGTTGCCTGGAGCGAAGGCCTGTTCCTGCGCCCGCAGCTGTTTCAGCAGCAGGAACGCTACCTGGAGCACCTCGCGCACAAGCGGGCTGCGGCACTGAGCCCTTTCTACTGGGGCTTCTCGCATTTCGCGATCGACGCCGAATCGCTCTCGCTGGGCAAGGTGGTGTTGGCCAGTGCGTCCGGCATCTTTGCGGACGGTACGCCCTTCGACACGCCGGGGCAGACGTTGCCCCCCGCGCCATTGACCATCCTGCCCGAGCATCTGGAGCAGGTCATCTATCTGGCCGTGCCCATTCGCACGCCCAACGGTGAAGAGACCAGCTTCGACGACCCCGGCGCATCGAGCGCCTCGCTCGCCCGCTTCTCGGTCTTCGACACCGAGCTGAGAGACGCCAATTCGATCGGCCAAGGCCCCAAGACCGTCCAGCTGTCGCGCCTTCGGCTGCGCCTTTTGCCGCAACGGGAAATGACAGATGCATGGATCGGG
Coding sequences within:
- a CDS encoding bifunctional alpha/beta hydrolase/class I SAM-dependent methyltransferase gives rise to the protein MTQPRVPHEHHFTTHDGVSLFYRHWPATGTARRGAILLFHRGHEHGARMAHLVDELDLPDFDFFAWDARGHGQSPGPRGHSPSFATSVRDVQTFVDHIGSAHGVRERDQYVIAQSVGAVLISTWAHDYAPKVRGLTLASPAFKVKLYVPFARAGLGLMHKLRGLFFVNSYVKPKFLTHDPERIASYERDPLISRPIAVNILLDLYTAADRVVADANAITLPVQLLISGADWVVHHKPQHAFFDKLGSAIKTKTVLPGFFHDTLGERDRVPVVASIREFILQRFDAPTPPVDLREAHLQGATADESRALAAPLSPWSPRGAYWAITRASLRFGGLLSRGVKLGHDTGFDSGSTLDYVYRNAPDGKGALGRSIDKTYLNSIGWRGIRQRKIHVEELIREAMERLAEQHREVRVMDIAAGHGRYVLDAVQASPVKASSILLRDYSDINVRDGTRLIAEKELQDVAKFVQADAFDRLSLATVTPRPTLAVVSGLYELFPDNEMVRRSLAGVGDAVEDRGYLVYTGQPWHPQLEMIARALTSHRQGEAWVMRRRTQAEMDQLVEEAGFRKIAQRVDEWGIFTVSLAIRTVQ
- a CDS encoding CDP-alcohol phosphatidyltransferase family protein, which produces MSIYELKPRFQALLRPLVVRLHAAGVTANQVTLAACAISVALGLWLFFAAPRAGFFALIPLWMFLRMAFNAIDGMLAREHGQQSALGAFLNELTDVLSDAALYLPFALVAPFHPFWVGTVIVLAGLSEFTGALGPTVGASRRYDGPMGKSDRAFVFGALGLYVALGWPLPGWAGWLMPLLAALVAWTIVNRIRRALAEAGTRPTL
- the ruvB gene encoding Holliday junction branch migration DNA helicase RuvB — protein: MTIQTDDFAPAPPRVVSAAPASPKEEAIERALRPKLLDDYVGQVKVREQLEIFIGAARKRGEALDHVLLFGPPGLGKTTLSHIIAAELGVNLRQTSGPVLEKPKDLAALLTNLEPNDVLFIDEIHRLSPVVEEILYPALEDYQIDIMIGEGPAARSIKLDLQPFTLVGATTRAGMLTNPLRDRFGIVSRLEFYTAEELGRIVTRSAGLLNAPMDPAGGFEIARRSRGTPRIANRLLRRVRDYADVKGDGRITEDIAHKALAMLDVDPQGFDLMDRKLLEAVIHRFDGGPVGLDNIAASIGEERDTIEDVIEPYLIQQGYLQRTPRGRIATLAAYRHLGVAPPTRDGDMFGA
- the dmeF gene encoding CDF family Co(II)/Ni(II) efflux transporter DmeF; this translates as MHTHDLRPWQHHHRFDTESHGAERSTRLVMWITAATMVLEIGAGWWFNSMALLADGWHMSSHAFAIGLSAFAYAAVRRYAADPRFAFGTWKIEVLAGFASALFLLGIAALMVVGSLERLWSPEPIHYREAIVVAVIGLLVNLVCARLLGGAHHGHDHGHEHAHGHSHDHGHAHGEDLNLKSAYLHVIADAATSVLAIAALVGGWLMGWRWLDPLMGIVGAVLVAIWAKGLLLQTGRVLLDREMDHPVVDEIREGVEHGLADSHTRVADLHVWRVGRNAYSCALTVVTHSPTLDAEAVRATFSMHEEIVHSTVEIQRCAGDESTLAFGARGAISWA
- a CDS encoding UDP-2,3-diacylglucosamine diphosphatase, which translates into the protein MQRDDAFLRAWRDTTALSHDTADDDVTRPPLRYRTLWISDLHLGTPGCQATALLDFLKHTECETLFLVGDIIDGWQLRRQWYWPQAHNDVIQKLLRKARKGTRVIFVPGNHDEFARKYVNHDFGGIEVVEDWVHETADGRKLWVMHGDLFDGVIQCAKWLAHVGDSLYEFTLRLNRHLNSLRARMGLPYWSLSQYLKLKVKRAVSYVGDFETAVAREARKRGVQGVVCGHIHHAEMRDIDGILYCNDGDWVESLTALGESADGTLEIIRWAEHMPVATRVRRGGARKRAVPA